A window of the Scophthalmus maximus strain ysfricsl-2021 chromosome 8, ASM2237912v1, whole genome shotgun sequence genome harbors these coding sequences:
- the LOC118311852 gene encoding caspase-6 isoform X6, whose product MSNTAEDGRGGSVANDSDPATDRAAVTENLTETDAFIRSSLALDPAEEYKMNNKRRGLALIFNQERFFWRLGLNDRHGTNADRYNLEKRLNDRGFEVKSYDNYKEDEVLGIIRDAAGADHSDADCFLLVFLSHGENDHVYTYDGKISVQDITSMFKGDKCRSLVGKPKIFVLQACRGDKHDDPVTPCDAVDSGLKTNEVVVDASAVYTLPAGADFIMCHSVAEGYFSHRHTYDGSWYIQDLCELLQKYGDSLEFTELLTLVNRKVSMRSVMKHRDHDSIGKKQVPCFASMLTKKLYFRPKK is encoded by the exons ATGTCCAACACGGCGGAAGACGGACGGGGAG GAAGTGTTGCCAATGACAGCGACCCAGCGACAGACAGGGCGG caGTCACGGAGAACCTGACGGAGACCGATGCCTTTATCAGAAG CTCTTTAGCTCTGGACCCTGCAGAGGAGTACAAGATGAACAACAAGCGGCGAGGCCTTGCGCTCATCTTTAACCAGGAGCGTTTCTTCTGGCGCCTGGGGTTGAACGACAGGCACGGAACCAACGCTGACCGCTACAACTTGGAGAAAAG ACTGAATGACCGGGGATTTGAAGTGAAGAGTTACGATAACTACAAAGAGGACGAGGTCTTAGGAATAATCAGAGATG CTGCCGGGGCCGATCACTCTGACGCAGACTGCTTTCTGCTCGTCTTCCTGAGCCACGGCGAGAACGACCACGTTTATACCTACGACGGCAAGATCAGCGTTCAGGACATCACGTCCATGTTCAAAGGAGACAAGTGCAGAAGTCTTGTCGGGAAGCCAAAGATCTTTGTATTACAG GCATGCCGTGGAGACAAGCACGACGACCCGGTGACCCCCTGCGATGCCGTGGACAGTGGACTAAAGACGAACGAGGTGGTGGTGGACGCCAGCGCCGTATACACCCTCCCTGCTGGAGCGGATTTCATCATGTGCCACTCGGTGGCTGAAG GCTACTTTTCCCACCGGCATACGTACGATGGATCCTGGTACATCCAGGATTTATGTGAGCTGCTTCAAAAGTATGGAGATTCCCTTGAATTCACAGAGTTACTCACGCTGGTCAACAGAAAAGTGTCGATGAGGAGCGTTATGAAACACCGTGACCACGACTCCATTGGGAAGAAGCAAGTACCTTGCTTTGCTTCAATGCTCACCAAGAAACTATACTTCCGACCAAAAAAGTAA
- the LOC118311852 gene encoding caspase-6 isoform X8 encodes MSNTAEDGRGGSVANDSDPATDRAAVTENLTETDAFIRSSLALDPAEEYKMNNKRRGLALIFNQERFFWRLGLNDRHGTNADRYNLEKRLNDRGFEVKSYDNYKEDEVLGIIRDAAGADHSDADCFLLVFLSHGENDHVYTYDGKISVQDITSMFKGDKCRSLVGKPKIFVLQACRGDKHDDPVSPCDAVDSELNEVVVDASAVYTLPAGADFIMCYSVAEGYYSHRETINGSWYIQDLCELLQKYGDSLEFTELLTLVNRKVSMRSVGNSSDRNSIGKKQVPCFASMLTKKLYFRPKK; translated from the exons ATGTCCAACACGGCGGAAGACGGACGGGGAG GAAGTGTTGCCAATGACAGCGACCCAGCGACAGACAGGGCGG caGTCACGGAGAACCTGACGGAGACCGATGCCTTTATCAGAAG CTCTTTAGCTCTGGACCCTGCAGAGGAGTACAAGATGAACAACAAGCGGCGAGGCCTTGCGCTCATCTTTAACCAGGAGCGTTTCTTCTGGCGCCTGGGGTTGAACGACAGGCACGGAACCAACGCTGACCGCTACAACTTGGAGAAAAG ACTGAATGACCGGGGATTTGAAGTGAAGAGTTACGATAACTACAAAGAGGACGAGGTCTTAGGAATAATCAGAGATG CTGCCGGGGCCGATCACTCTGACGCAGACTGCTTTCTGCTCGTCTTCCTGAGCCACGGGGAGAACGACCATGTTTATACCTACGACGGCAAGATCAGCGTTCAGGACATCACGTCCATGTTCAAAGGAGACAAGTGCAGAAGTCTTGTCGGAAAGCCAAAGATCTTTGTATTACAG GCATGCCGTGGAGACAAGCACGACGACCCGGTGTCCCCCTGCGATGCCGTGGACAGTGAACTAAATGAGGTGGTGGTGGACGCCAGTGCCGTATACACCCTCCCTGCTGGAGCGGATTTCATCATGTGCTACTCTGTGGCTGAAG GCTACTATTCCCACCGAGAGACCATCAATGGATCCTGGTACATCCAGGATTTATGTGAGCTGCTTCAAAAGTATGGAGATTCCCTTGAATTCACAGAGTTACTCACGCTGGTCAACAGAAAAGTGTCGATGAGGAGCGTTGGGAACTCTAGTGACCGCAACTCCATTGGGAAGAAGCAAGTACCTTGCTTTGCTTCAATGCTCACCAAGAAACTATACTTCCGACCAAAAAAGTAA
- the LOC118311852 gene encoding caspase-6 isoform X10 has product MSNTAEDGRGAVTENLTETDAFIRSSLALDPAEEYKMNNKRRGLALIFNQERFFWRLGLNDRHGTNADRYNLEKRLNDRGFEVKSYDNYKEDEVLGIIRDAAGADHSDADCFLLVFLSHGENDHVYTYDGKISVQDITSMFKGDKCRSLVGKPKIFVLQACRGDKHDDPVTPCDAVDSGLKTNEVVVDASAVYTLPAGADFIMCHSVAEGYFSHRHTYDGSWYIQDLCELLQKYGDSLEFTELLTLVNRKVSMRSVMKHRDHDSIGKKQVPCFASMLTKKLYFRPKK; this is encoded by the exons ATGTCCAACACGGCGGAAGACGGACGGGGAG caGTCACGGAGAACCTGACGGAGACCGATGCCTTTATCAGAAG CTCTTTAGCTCTGGACCCTGCAGAGGAGTACAAGATGAACAACAAGCGGCGAGGCCTTGCGCTCATCTTTAACCAGGAGCGTTTCTTCTGGCGCCTGGGGTTGAACGACAGGCACGGAACCAACGCTGACCGCTACAACTTGGAGAAAAG ACTGAATGACCGGGGATTTGAAGTGAAGAGTTACGATAACTACAAAGAGGACGAGGTCTTAGGAATAATCAGAGATG CTGCCGGGGCCGATCACTCTGACGCAGACTGCTTTCTGCTCGTCTTCCTGAGCCACGGCGAGAACGACCACGTTTATACCTACGACGGCAAGATCAGCGTTCAGGACATCACGTCCATGTTCAAAGGAGACAAGTGCAGAAGTCTTGTCGGGAAGCCAAAGATCTTTGTATTACAG GCATGCCGTGGAGACAAGCACGACGACCCGGTGACCCCCTGCGATGCCGTGGACAGTGGACTAAAGACGAACGAGGTGGTGGTGGACGCCAGCGCCGTATACACCCTCCCTGCTGGAGCGGATTTCATCATGTGCCACTCGGTGGCTGAAG GCTACTTTTCCCACCGGCATACGTACGATGGATCCTGGTACATCCAGGATTTATGTGAGCTGCTTCAAAAGTATGGAGATTCCCTTGAATTCACAGAGTTACTCACGCTGGTCAACAGAAAAGTGTCGATGAGGAGCGTTATGAAACACCGTGACCACGACTCCATTGGGAAGAAGCAAGTACCTTGCTTTGCTTCAATGCTCACCAAGAAACTATACTTCCGACCAAAAAAGTAA
- the LOC118311852 gene encoding caspase-6 isoform X11 — protein sequence MSNTAEDGRGVTENLTETDAFIRSSLALDPAEEYKMNNKRRGLALIFNQERFFWRLGLNDRHGTNADRYNLEKRLNDRGFEVKSYDNYKEDEVLGIIRDAAGADHSDADCFLLVFLSHGENDHVYTYDGKISVQDITSMFKGDKCRSLVGKPKIFVLQACRGDKHDDPVTPCDAVDSGLKTNEVVVDASAVYTLPAGADFIMCHSVAEGYFSHRHTYDGSWYIQDLCELLQKYGDSLEFTELLTLVNRKVSMRSVMKHRDHDSIGKKQVPCFASMLTKKLYFRPKK from the exons ATGTCCAACACGGCGGAAGACGGACGGGGAG TCACGGAGAACCTGACGGAGACCGATGCCTTTATCAGAAG CTCTTTAGCTCTGGACCCTGCAGAGGAGTACAAGATGAACAACAAGCGGCGAGGCCTTGCGCTCATCTTTAACCAGGAGCGTTTCTTCTGGCGCCTGGGGTTGAACGACAGGCACGGAACCAACGCTGACCGCTACAACTTGGAGAAAAG ACTGAATGACCGGGGATTTGAAGTGAAGAGTTACGATAACTACAAAGAGGACGAGGTCTTAGGAATAATCAGAGATG CTGCCGGGGCCGATCACTCTGACGCAGACTGCTTTCTGCTCGTCTTCCTGAGCCACGGCGAGAACGACCACGTTTATACCTACGACGGCAAGATCAGCGTTCAGGACATCACGTCCATGTTCAAAGGAGACAAGTGCAGAAGTCTTGTCGGGAAGCCAAAGATCTTTGTATTACAG GCATGCCGTGGAGACAAGCACGACGACCCGGTGACCCCCTGCGATGCCGTGGACAGTGGACTAAAGACGAACGAGGTGGTGGTGGACGCCAGCGCCGTATACACCCTCCCTGCTGGAGCGGATTTCATCATGTGCCACTCGGTGGCTGAAG GCTACTTTTCCCACCGGCATACGTACGATGGATCCTGGTACATCCAGGATTTATGTGAGCTGCTTCAAAAGTATGGAGATTCCCTTGAATTCACAGAGTTACTCACGCTGGTCAACAGAAAAGTGTCGATGAGGAGCGTTATGAAACACCGTGACCACGACTCCATTGGGAAGAAGCAAGTACCTTGCTTTGCTTCAATGCTCACCAAGAAACTATACTTCCGACCAAAAAAGTAA
- the LOC118311852 gene encoding caspase-6 isoform X9, which yields MSNMAEDRCEGSVANDSKTATASTENLTETDAFIGSSLALDPAEEYKMNNKRRGLALIFNQERFFWRLGLNYRDGTNADRYNLERRLNDRGFEVKSYDNYKEDEVLGIIRDAAGADHSDADCFLLVFLSHGENDHVYTYDGKISVQDITSMFKGDKCRSLVGKPKIFVLQACRGDKHDDPVTPCDAVDSGLKTNEVVVDASAVYTLPAGADFIMCHSVAEGYFSHRHTYDGSWYIQDLCELLQKYGDSLEFTELLTLVNRKVSMRSVMKHRDHDSIGKKQVPCFASMLTKKLYFRPKK from the exons ATGTCTAACATGGCGGAAGACAGATGTGAAG GAAGTGTTGCCAATGACAGCAAAACAGCAACGG cATCCACGGAGAACCTGACAGAGACTGATGCCTTTATCGGAAG CTCTTTAGCTCTGGACCCTGCAGAGGAGTACAAGATGAACAACAAGCGGCGAGGCCTTGCGCTCATCTTTAACCAGGAGCGTTTCTTCTGGCGCCTGGGGTTGAACTACAGGGACGGAACCAACGCTGACCGCTACAACTTGGAGAGAAG ACTGAATGACCGGGGATTTGAAGTGAAGAGCTACGATAACTACAAAGAGGACGAAGTCTTAGGAATAATAAGAGATG CTGCCGGGGCCGATCACTCTGACGCAGACTGCTTTCTGCTCGTCTTCCTGAGCCACGGCGAGAACGACCACGTTTATACCTACGACGGCAAGATCAGCGTTCAGGACATCACGTCCATGTTCAAAGGAGACAAGTGCAGAAGTCTTGTCGGGAAGCCAAAGATCTTTGTATTACAG GCATGCCGTGGAGACAAGCACGACGACCCGGTGACCCCCTGCGATGCCGTGGACAGTGGACTAAAGACGAACGAGGTGGTGGTGGACGCCAGCGCCGTATACACCCTCCCTGCTGGAGCGGATTTCATCATGTGCCACTCGGTGGCTGAAG GCTACTTTTCCCACCGGCATACGTACGATGGATCCTGGTACATCCAGGATTTATGTGAGCTGCTTCAAAAGTATGGAGATTCCCTTGAATTCACAGAGTTACTCACGCTGGTCAACAGAAAAGTGTCGATGAGGAGCGTTATGAAACACCGTGACCACGACTCCATTGGGAAGAAGCAAGTACCTTGCTTTGCTTCAATGCTCACCAAGAAACTATACTTCCGACCAAAAAAGTAA
- the LOC118311852 gene encoding caspase-6 isoform X7, producing the protein MSNTAEDGRGGSVANDSDPATDRAVTENLTETDAFIRSSLALDPAEEYKMNNKRRGLALIFNQERFFWRLGLNDRHGTNADRYNLEKRLNDRGFEVKSYDNYKEDEVLGIIRDAAGADHSDADCFLLVFLSHGENDHVYTYDGKISVQDITSMFKGDKCRSLVGKPKIFVLQACRGDKHDDPVTPCDAVDSGLKTNEVVVDASAVYTLPAGADFIMCHSVAEGYFSHRHTYDGSWYIQDLCELLQKYGDSLEFTELLTLVNRKVSMRSVMKHRDHDSIGKKQVPCFASMLTKKLYFRPKK; encoded by the exons ATGTCCAACACGGCGGAAGACGGACGGGGAG GAAGTGTTGCCAATGACAGCGACCCAGCGACAGACAGGGCGG TCACGGAGAACCTGACGGAGACCGATGCCTTTATCAGAAG CTCTTTAGCTCTGGACCCTGCAGAGGAGTACAAGATGAACAACAAGCGGCGAGGCCTTGCGCTCATCTTTAACCAGGAGCGTTTCTTCTGGCGCCTGGGGTTGAACGACAGGCACGGAACCAACGCTGACCGCTACAACTTGGAGAAAAG ACTGAATGACCGGGGATTTGAAGTGAAGAGTTACGATAACTACAAAGAGGACGAGGTCTTAGGAATAATCAGAGATG CTGCCGGGGCCGATCACTCTGACGCAGACTGCTTTCTGCTCGTCTTCCTGAGCCACGGCGAGAACGACCACGTTTATACCTACGACGGCAAGATCAGCGTTCAGGACATCACGTCCATGTTCAAAGGAGACAAGTGCAGAAGTCTTGTCGGGAAGCCAAAGATCTTTGTATTACAG GCATGCCGTGGAGACAAGCACGACGACCCGGTGACCCCCTGCGATGCCGTGGACAGTGGACTAAAGACGAACGAGGTGGTGGTGGACGCCAGCGCCGTATACACCCTCCCTGCTGGAGCGGATTTCATCATGTGCCACTCGGTGGCTGAAG GCTACTTTTCCCACCGGCATACGTACGATGGATCCTGGTACATCCAGGATTTATGTGAGCTGCTTCAAAAGTATGGAGATTCCCTTGAATTCACAGAGTTACTCACGCTGGTCAACAGAAAAGTGTCGATGAGGAGCGTTATGAAACACCGTGACCACGACTCCATTGGGAAGAAGCAAGTACCTTGCTTTGCTTCAATGCTCACCAAGAAACTATACTTCCGACCAAAAAAGTAA
- the LOC118311852 gene encoding caspase-6 isoform X5, giving the protein MSNTAEDGRGGSVANDSDPATDRAGERFASSTRPELGRLLESEAGQGPKVTENLTETDAFIRSSLALDPAEEYKMNNKRRGLALIFNQERFFWRLGLNDRHGTNADRYNLEKRLNDRGFEVKSYDNYKEDEVLGIIRDAAGADHSDADCFLLVFLSHGENDHVYTYDGKISVQDITSMFKGDKCRSLVGKPKIFVLQACRGDKHDDPVTPCDAVDSGLKTNEVVVDASAVYTLPAGADFIMCHSVAEGYFSHRHTYDGSWYIQDLCELLQKYGDSLEFTELLTLVNRKVSMRSVMKHRDHDSIGKKQVPCFASMLTKKLYFRPKK; this is encoded by the exons ATGTCCAACACGGCGGAAGACGGACGGGGAG GAAGTGTTGCCAATGACAGCGACCCAGCGACAGACAGGGCGGGTGAGCGCTTCGCATCTTCGACACGTCCCGAGCTCGGCCGCTTGTTAGAGAGTGAAGCAGGACAAGGACCCAAGG TCACGGAGAACCTGACGGAGACCGATGCCTTTATCAGAAG CTCTTTAGCTCTGGACCCTGCAGAGGAGTACAAGATGAACAACAAGCGGCGAGGCCTTGCGCTCATCTTTAACCAGGAGCGTTTCTTCTGGCGCCTGGGGTTGAACGACAGGCACGGAACCAACGCTGACCGCTACAACTTGGAGAAAAG ACTGAATGACCGGGGATTTGAAGTGAAGAGTTACGATAACTACAAAGAGGACGAGGTCTTAGGAATAATCAGAGATG CTGCCGGGGCCGATCACTCTGACGCAGACTGCTTTCTGCTCGTCTTCCTGAGCCACGGCGAGAACGACCACGTTTATACCTACGACGGCAAGATCAGCGTTCAGGACATCACGTCCATGTTCAAAGGAGACAAGTGCAGAAGTCTTGTCGGGAAGCCAAAGATCTTTGTATTACAG GCATGCCGTGGAGACAAGCACGACGACCCGGTGACCCCCTGCGATGCCGTGGACAGTGGACTAAAGACGAACGAGGTGGTGGTGGACGCCAGCGCCGTATACACCCTCCCTGCTGGAGCGGATTTCATCATGTGCCACTCGGTGGCTGAAG GCTACTTTTCCCACCGGCATACGTACGATGGATCCTGGTACATCCAGGATTTATGTGAGCTGCTTCAAAAGTATGGAGATTCCCTTGAATTCACAGAGTTACTCACGCTGGTCAACAGAAAAGTGTCGATGAGGAGCGTTATGAAACACCGTGACCACGACTCCATTGGGAAGAAGCAAGTACCTTGCTTTGCTTCAATGCTCACCAAGAAACTATACTTCCGACCAAAAAAGTAA
- the LOC118311852 gene encoding caspase-6 isoform X2, with amino-acid sequence MSNTAEDGRGGSVANDSDPATDRAGERFASSTRPELGRLLESEAGQGPKGDSNRSKITENLTETDAFIRSSLALDPAEEYKMNNKRRGLALIFNQERFFWRLGLNDRHGTNADRYNLEKRLNDRGFEVKSYDNYKEDEVLGIIRDAAGADHSDADCFLLVFLSHGENDHVYTYDGKISVQDITSMFKGDKCRSLVGKPKIFVLQACRGDKHDDPVTPCDAVDSGLKTNEVVVDASAVYTLPAGADFIMCHSVAEGYFSHRHTYDGSWYIQDLCELLQKYGDSLEFTELLTLVNRKVSMRSVMKHRDHDSIGKKQVPCFASMLTKKLYFRPKK; translated from the exons ATGTCCAACACGGCGGAAGACGGACGGGGAG GAAGTGTTGCCAATGACAGCGACCCAGCGACAGACAGGGCGGGTGAGCGCTTCGCATCTTCGACACGTCCCGAGCTCGGCCGCTTGTTAGAGAGTGAAGCAGGACAAGGACCCAAGGGTGACTCGAACCGaagcaaaa TCACGGAGAACCTGACGGAGACCGATGCCTTTATCAGAAG CTCTTTAGCTCTGGACCCTGCAGAGGAGTACAAGATGAACAACAAGCGGCGAGGCCTTGCGCTCATCTTTAACCAGGAGCGTTTCTTCTGGCGCCTGGGGTTGAACGACAGGCACGGAACCAACGCTGACCGCTACAACTTGGAGAAAAG ACTGAATGACCGGGGATTTGAAGTGAAGAGTTACGATAACTACAAAGAGGACGAGGTCTTAGGAATAATCAGAGATG CTGCCGGGGCCGATCACTCTGACGCAGACTGCTTTCTGCTCGTCTTCCTGAGCCACGGCGAGAACGACCACGTTTATACCTACGACGGCAAGATCAGCGTTCAGGACATCACGTCCATGTTCAAAGGAGACAAGTGCAGAAGTCTTGTCGGGAAGCCAAAGATCTTTGTATTACAG GCATGCCGTGGAGACAAGCACGACGACCCGGTGACCCCCTGCGATGCCGTGGACAGTGGACTAAAGACGAACGAGGTGGTGGTGGACGCCAGCGCCGTATACACCCTCCCTGCTGGAGCGGATTTCATCATGTGCCACTCGGTGGCTGAAG GCTACTTTTCCCACCGGCATACGTACGATGGATCCTGGTACATCCAGGATTTATGTGAGCTGCTTCAAAAGTATGGAGATTCCCTTGAATTCACAGAGTTACTCACGCTGGTCAACAGAAAAGTGTCGATGAGGAGCGTTATGAAACACCGTGACCACGACTCCATTGGGAAGAAGCAAGTACCTTGCTTTGCTTCAATGCTCACCAAGAAACTATACTTCCGACCAAAAAAGTAA
- the LOC118311852 gene encoding caspase-6 isoform X1, translated as MSNTAEDGRGGSVANDSDPATDRAGERFASSTRPELGRLLESEAGQGPKGDSNRSKTVTENLTETDAFIRSSLALDPAEEYKMNNKRRGLALIFNQERFFWRLGLNDRHGTNADRYNLEKRLNDRGFEVKSYDNYKEDEVLGIIRDAAGADHSDADCFLLVFLSHGENDHVYTYDGKISVQDITSMFKGDKCRSLVGKPKIFVLQACRGDKHDDPVTPCDAVDSGLKTNEVVVDASAVYTLPAGADFIMCHSVAEGYFSHRHTYDGSWYIQDLCELLQKYGDSLEFTELLTLVNRKVSMRSVMKHRDHDSIGKKQVPCFASMLTKKLYFRPKK; from the exons ATGTCCAACACGGCGGAAGACGGACGGGGAG GAAGTGTTGCCAATGACAGCGACCCAGCGACAGACAGGGCGGGTGAGCGCTTCGCATCTTCGACACGTCCCGAGCTCGGCCGCTTGTTAGAGAGTGAAGCAGGACAAGGACCCAAGGGTGACTCGAACCGaagcaaaa caGTCACGGAGAACCTGACGGAGACCGATGCCTTTATCAGAAG CTCTTTAGCTCTGGACCCTGCAGAGGAGTACAAGATGAACAACAAGCGGCGAGGCCTTGCGCTCATCTTTAACCAGGAGCGTTTCTTCTGGCGCCTGGGGTTGAACGACAGGCACGGAACCAACGCTGACCGCTACAACTTGGAGAAAAG ACTGAATGACCGGGGATTTGAAGTGAAGAGTTACGATAACTACAAAGAGGACGAGGTCTTAGGAATAATCAGAGATG CTGCCGGGGCCGATCACTCTGACGCAGACTGCTTTCTGCTCGTCTTCCTGAGCCACGGCGAGAACGACCACGTTTATACCTACGACGGCAAGATCAGCGTTCAGGACATCACGTCCATGTTCAAAGGAGACAAGTGCAGAAGTCTTGTCGGGAAGCCAAAGATCTTTGTATTACAG GCATGCCGTGGAGACAAGCACGACGACCCGGTGACCCCCTGCGATGCCGTGGACAGTGGACTAAAGACGAACGAGGTGGTGGTGGACGCCAGCGCCGTATACACCCTCCCTGCTGGAGCGGATTTCATCATGTGCCACTCGGTGGCTGAAG GCTACTTTTCCCACCGGCATACGTACGATGGATCCTGGTACATCCAGGATTTATGTGAGCTGCTTCAAAAGTATGGAGATTCCCTTGAATTCACAGAGTTACTCACGCTGGTCAACAGAAAAGTGTCGATGAGGAGCGTTATGAAACACCGTGACCACGACTCCATTGGGAAGAAGCAAGTACCTTGCTTTGCTTCAATGCTCACCAAGAAACTATACTTCCGACCAAAAAAGTAA
- the LOC118311852 gene encoding caspase-6 isoform X4: protein MSNTAEDGRGGSVANDSDPATDRAGERFASSTRPELGRLLESEAGQGPKAVTENLTETDAFIRSSLALDPAEEYKMNNKRRGLALIFNQERFFWRLGLNDRHGTNADRYNLEKRLNDRGFEVKSYDNYKEDEVLGIIRDAAGADHSDADCFLLVFLSHGENDHVYTYDGKISVQDITSMFKGDKCRSLVGKPKIFVLQACRGDKHDDPVTPCDAVDSGLKTNEVVVDASAVYTLPAGADFIMCHSVAEGYFSHRHTYDGSWYIQDLCELLQKYGDSLEFTELLTLVNRKVSMRSVMKHRDHDSIGKKQVPCFASMLTKKLYFRPKK, encoded by the exons ATGTCCAACACGGCGGAAGACGGACGGGGAG GAAGTGTTGCCAATGACAGCGACCCAGCGACAGACAGGGCGGGTGAGCGCTTCGCATCTTCGACACGTCCCGAGCTCGGCCGCTTGTTAGAGAGTGAAGCAGGACAAGGACCCAAGG caGTCACGGAGAACCTGACGGAGACCGATGCCTTTATCAGAAG CTCTTTAGCTCTGGACCCTGCAGAGGAGTACAAGATGAACAACAAGCGGCGAGGCCTTGCGCTCATCTTTAACCAGGAGCGTTTCTTCTGGCGCCTGGGGTTGAACGACAGGCACGGAACCAACGCTGACCGCTACAACTTGGAGAAAAG ACTGAATGACCGGGGATTTGAAGTGAAGAGTTACGATAACTACAAAGAGGACGAGGTCTTAGGAATAATCAGAGATG CTGCCGGGGCCGATCACTCTGACGCAGACTGCTTTCTGCTCGTCTTCCTGAGCCACGGCGAGAACGACCACGTTTATACCTACGACGGCAAGATCAGCGTTCAGGACATCACGTCCATGTTCAAAGGAGACAAGTGCAGAAGTCTTGTCGGGAAGCCAAAGATCTTTGTATTACAG GCATGCCGTGGAGACAAGCACGACGACCCGGTGACCCCCTGCGATGCCGTGGACAGTGGACTAAAGACGAACGAGGTGGTGGTGGACGCCAGCGCCGTATACACCCTCCCTGCTGGAGCGGATTTCATCATGTGCCACTCGGTGGCTGAAG GCTACTTTTCCCACCGGCATACGTACGATGGATCCTGGTACATCCAGGATTTATGTGAGCTGCTTCAAAAGTATGGAGATTCCCTTGAATTCACAGAGTTACTCACGCTGGTCAACAGAAAAGTGTCGATGAGGAGCGTTATGAAACACCGTGACCACGACTCCATTGGGAAGAAGCAAGTACCTTGCTTTGCTTCAATGCTCACCAAGAAACTATACTTCCGACCAAAAAAGTAA
- the LOC118311852 gene encoding caspase-6 isoform X3, with protein sequence MSNTAEDGRGGSVANDSDPATDRAGERFASSTRPELGRLLESEAGQGPKGDSNRSKTVTENLTETDAFIRSSLALDPAEEYKMNNKRRGLALIFNQERFFWRLGLNDRHGTNADRYNLEKRLNDRGFEVKSYDNYKEDEVLGIIRDAAGADHSDADCFLLVFLSHGENDHVYTYDGKISVQDITSMFKGDKCRSLVGKPKIFVLQACRGDKHDDPVSPCDAVDSELNEVVVDASAVYTLPAGADFIMCYSVAEGYYSHRETINGSWYIQDLCELLQKYGDSLEFTELLTLVNRKVSMRSVGNSSDRNSIGKKQVPCFASMLTKKLYFRPKK encoded by the exons ATGTCCAACACGGCGGAAGACGGACGGGGAG GAAGTGTTGCCAATGACAGCGACCCAGCGACAGACAGGGCGGGTGAGCGCTTCGCATCTTCGACACGTCCCGAGCTCGGCCGCTTGTTAGAGAGTGAAGCAGGACAAGGACCCAAGGGTGACTCGAACCGaagcaaaa caGTCACGGAGAACCTGACGGAGACCGATGCCTTTATCAGAAG CTCTTTAGCTCTGGACCCTGCAGAGGAGTACAAGATGAACAACAAGCGGCGAGGCCTTGCGCTCATCTTTAACCAGGAGCGTTTCTTCTGGCGCCTGGGGTTGAACGACAGGCACGGAACCAACGCTGACCGCTACAACTTGGAGAAAAG ACTGAATGACCGGGGATTTGAAGTGAAGAGTTACGATAACTACAAAGAGGACGAGGTCTTAGGAATAATCAGAGATG CTGCCGGGGCCGATCACTCTGACGCAGACTGCTTTCTGCTCGTCTTCCTGAGCCACGGGGAGAACGACCATGTTTATACCTACGACGGCAAGATCAGCGTTCAGGACATCACGTCCATGTTCAAAGGAGACAAGTGCAGAAGTCTTGTCGGAAAGCCAAAGATCTTTGTATTACAG GCATGCCGTGGAGACAAGCACGACGACCCGGTGTCCCCCTGCGATGCCGTGGACAGTGAACTAAATGAGGTGGTGGTGGACGCCAGTGCCGTATACACCCTCCCTGCTGGAGCGGATTTCATCATGTGCTACTCTGTGGCTGAAG GCTACTATTCCCACCGAGAGACCATCAATGGATCCTGGTACATCCAGGATTTATGTGAGCTGCTTCAAAAGTATGGAGATTCCCTTGAATTCACAGAGTTACTCACGCTGGTCAACAGAAAAGTGTCGATGAGGAGCGTTGGGAACTCTAGTGACCGCAACTCCATTGGGAAGAAGCAAGTACCTTGCTTTGCTTCAATGCTCACCAAGAAACTATACTTCCGACCAAAAAAGTAA